Proteins from one Capricornis sumatraensis isolate serow.1 chromosome 2, serow.2, whole genome shotgun sequence genomic window:
- the RPL4 gene encoding large ribosomal subunit protein uL4 — translation MACARPLISVYSEKGESSGKNVTLPAVFKAPIRPDIVNFVHTNLRKNNRQPYAVSELAGHQTSAESWGTGRAVARIPRVRGGGTHRSGQGAFGNMCRGGRMFAPTKTWRRWHRRVNTTQKRYAICSALAASALPALVMSKGHRIEEVPELPLVVEDKVEGYKKTKEAVLLLKKLKAWNDIKKVYASQRMRAGKGKMRNRRRIQRRGPCIIYNEDNGIIKAFRNIPGITLLNVSKLNILKLAPGGHVGRFCIWTESAFRKLDELYGTWRKAASLKSNYNLPMHKMLNTDLSRILKSPEIQRALRAPRKKIHRRVLKKNPLKNLRIMLKLNPYAKTMRRNTILRQARNHKIRMDKAAAALEAKSDQKGVQGKKPVVGNKEKKAVGDKKLKKPVVGKKAAGTKKPAAEKKPTEKKPASEEKKAAA, via the exons ATG gcgTGTGCTCGTCCACTGATATCAGTGTACTCCGAAAAGGGGGAGTCATCTGGCAAAAATGTCACTTTGCCTGCTGTGTTCAAGGCTCCCATTCGACCTGATATTGTTAACTTTGTTCACACCAACTTGCGCAAAAACAACAGACAGCCCTATGCTGTCAGTGAATTAGCAG GTCATCAAACCAGTGCTGAGTCCTGGGGTACCGGCAGAGCTGTGGCTCGAATTCCCAGGGTTCGAGGTGGCGGGACTCACCGTTCCGGTCAGGGTGCTTTTGGAAAT ATGTGTCGTGGGGGCCGCATGTTTGCACCAACCAAGACCTGGCGACGTTGGCACCGCAGAGTGAATACAACGCAGAAGCGATACGCCATCTGCTCTGCACTGGCTGCCTCAGCCTTACCGGCACTGGTCATGTCTAAAG GTCATCGTATAGAGGAAGTTCCTGAACTCCCTTTGGTGGTGGAAGATAAAGTTGAAGGCTACAAGAAGACCAAGGAGGCTGTTTTGCTTCTGAAGAAACTTAAGGCCTGGAATGATATCAAAAAG GTCTACGCCTCTCAGCGAATGAGAGCCggcaaaggcaaaatgagaaaccGGCGCCGCATCCAGCGCAGGGGACCCTGCATCATCTATAATGAGGACAATGGGATCATCAAGGCCTTCAGAAACATCCCTG GAATTACTCTGCTTAATGTAAGCAAGCTGAACATTTTGAAACTTGCTCCTGGTGGTCACGTGGGACGTTTCTGCATTTGGACTGAAAGTGCTTTCCGAAAGTTAGATGAGCTATATGGCACTTGGCGTAAAGCAGCCTCCCTCAAGAGTAACTACAA cCTCCCCATGCACAAGATGCTCAATACAGACCTTAGCAGAATCTTGAAAAGCCCAGAAATCCAAAGAGCACTCCGAGCACCACG CAAGAAGATTCATCGCAGAGTCCTGAAGAAGAATCCACTGAAAAACCTGAGAATCATGTTGAAGCTTAACCCGTACGCAAAGACCATGCGTCGGAACACCATTCTTCGGCAGGCCAGGAAT CACAAAATCCGCATGGATAAGGCAGCAGCAGCACTAGAAGCCAAATCAGATCAGAAGGGGGTTCAGGGCAAGAAGCCTGTGGtgggaaacaaagaaaagaaggcTGTTGGTGATAAGAAGCTGAAGAA